One genomic segment of Synechocystis sp. LKSZ1 includes these proteins:
- the metK gene encoding methionine adenosyltransferase produces MSRRYLFTSESVTEGHPDKICDQISDTILDTLLTHDPRSRVAAEVVVNTGLVLITGEITSQAHINFVELARKKIAEIGYTNADNGFSANSCAVLVAVDEQSPDIAQGVTTAQEQRHALSEDELDRIGAGDQGIMFGFACNETLEYMPLPISLAHRISRRLAAVRKTGDLAYLRPDGKTQVSITYEDGIPVGIDTILISTQHDETIGAITDNDAVQAKIKADLWEAVVQPTFADITIQPNQQTRFLVNPTGKFVIGGPQGDAGLTGRKIIVDTYGGYSRHGGGAFSGKDPTKVDRSAAYAARYVAKNIVAAGLAAKCEVQVSYAIGVARPVSVMIETFGTGKVNEAELLEVVQNHFELRPAGIIQAFNLQALPGERGGRFFQDVAAYGHFGRDDLDLPWEKTDKVDLLKSAFARSLVNA; encoded by the coding sequence TTGTCTAGACGCTATCTCTTTACCTCAGAATCTGTCACCGAAGGTCACCCCGATAAAATTTGTGACCAAATCTCCGACACTATTCTAGATACCCTTCTCACCCATGACCCCCGCAGTCGGGTGGCGGCCGAGGTAGTGGTCAACACCGGCCTGGTCTTGATCACGGGGGAAATTACTTCCCAGGCCCATATCAACTTTGTGGAATTGGCCCGCAAGAAAATCGCAGAAATTGGCTATACCAATGCCGACAACGGCTTCTCTGCTAATAGCTGTGCGGTGCTGGTGGCAGTAGATGAACAGTCCCCCGATATTGCTCAAGGGGTAACCACGGCGCAAGAACAACGCCATGCCCTGAGTGAAGATGAACTCGATCGTATTGGGGCCGGCGACCAGGGGATTATGTTTGGCTTTGCCTGCAATGAAACCCTGGAATACATGCCCCTGCCCATTAGTCTGGCCCACCGCATTTCTCGGCGGCTAGCGGCGGTGCGGAAAACCGGCGACCTAGCCTATCTACGGCCCGACGGCAAAACCCAGGTTTCCATTACCTACGAAGATGGTATTCCCGTGGGCATTGATACTATTCTGATCTCTACCCAACACGATGAAACCATTGGGGCCATTACCGACAATGATGCGGTGCAGGCCAAAATCAAGGCCGACCTCTGGGAAGCGGTGGTTCAGCCGACCTTTGCCGACATTACCATCCAGCCCAATCAACAAACACGATTTTTGGTTAATCCTACCGGCAAATTTGTCATTGGTGGCCCCCAAGGAGATGCTGGTCTAACAGGGCGCAAAATCATTGTCGATACCTACGGTGGCTATTCCCGTCATGGGGGCGGCGCCTTCTCGGGTAAAGACCCAACGAAAGTAGACCGTTCTGCCGCCTACGCAGCCCGTTATGTAGCCAAAAATATTGTGGCTGCTGGCCTAGCGGCCAAGTGTGAAGTCCAGGTCAGTTACGCCATTGGAGTAGCCCGGCCCGTCAGTGTGATGATTGAAACCTTCGGTACCGGCAAGGTCAATGAAGCGGAACTATTAGAGGTGGTTCAAAATCACTTTGAACTGCGGCCAGCGGGAATTATCCAGGCCTTTAATCTCCAGGCCCTACCGGGAGAACGGGGCGGACGCTTCTTCCAGGATGTTGCTGCCTATGGTCACTTTGGCCGGGATGACCTGGATTTACCCTGGGAAAAAACCGACAAAGTCGATCTACTGAAGTCAGCCTTTGCCCGCTCCTTGGTCAATGCCTAG
- a CDS encoding AMP-binding protein, whose product MERETLSALVTDLLAQGGLVGADPLAFQTRIDHYGQRLKAGQQVLLAEADPLNFLAGFLAARQAPVSLFLGNPAWQQQEWQALTSVLRPDVIFGNVPPLTWQGLIPNPSPSWIGIPTGGSSGRLRFACHTGQTLQAAVEAFQAYFSVNRVHSLCCLPLYHVSGLMQFLRSLLTGGQFYYLNYAQLKQGPPTGDFHGWFISLVPTQLQYLLSHHPHWLQPFQAVLLGGGPAWPSLLTAARQAQINLAPTYGMTETAAQIATLKPKAFAQGQEGVGRILPHAQVAIVDDQGQACEPGQVGSLQIQAQSLFHGYYPPRERPTVFNPGDLGYFDPQGQLHILGRQGRCLITGGEKVFPQEIEALLLSSGKVKDVVVLGWPDAHWGEQVIAVYSPGSATVTPTELRRYLKPLLSAHKCPKQWLAMPEIPRSPAGKLNYSVLQAWVAKQLAQA is encoded by the coding sequence ATGGAACGAGAAACACTATCGGCCCTAGTAACGGATTTGTTAGCCCAAGGCGGACTGGTGGGGGCCGATCCCTTAGCTTTTCAAACCCGCATCGACCACTATGGCCAACGCCTGAAAGCGGGTCAGCAAGTCCTTCTGGCGGAAGCCGATCCCCTCAATTTCCTGGCAGGTTTTCTAGCGGCCCGCCAGGCCCCGGTCTCTCTTTTTCTGGGGAATCCCGCCTGGCAACAGCAGGAATGGCAGGCCCTAACCTCCGTACTCCGGCCCGATGTCATTTTCGGAAACGTTCCTCCCCTAACTTGGCAAGGGCTAATCCCCAACCCCTCCCCAAGCTGGATCGGTATTCCCACCGGCGGTTCCTCCGGCCGTCTTCGTTTTGCCTGTCATACCGGGCAGACGCTACAGGCCGCTGTCGAGGCTTTCCAGGCCTATTTTTCAGTGAATCGTGTGCATAGCCTCTGCTGTCTTCCCCTTTACCATGTCAGCGGTTTGATGCAATTTCTGCGCTCATTGCTCACAGGGGGCCAGTTTTATTACCTGAATTATGCCCAGCTCAAACAAGGGCCCCCGACGGGAGACTTCCACGGTTGGTTTATTTCCCTCGTGCCGACTCAACTCCAATATCTTTTAAGCCATCATCCCCACTGGTTGCAACCATTTCAAGCCGTTCTCCTGGGGGGAGGGCCAGCTTGGCCCAGCCTCCTCACGGCGGCCCGTCAGGCTCAGATTAACCTTGCCCCGACCTACGGCATGACGGAAACAGCGGCCCAGATCGCAACCCTGAAGCCCAAAGCCTTCGCCCAAGGCCAGGAGGGAGTCGGCAGGATTTTACCCCACGCCCAGGTGGCGATTGTGGATGACCAGGGCCAGGCCTGCGAACCAGGCCAAGTCGGCTCCTTGCAAATCCAGGCCCAGTCCTTGTTCCATGGCTACTATCCGCCCCGGGAACGACCGACGGTGTTTAACCCTGGTGACCTCGGTTACTTTGACCCCCAGGGGCAACTCCATATTCTCGGTCGCCAGGGCCGGTGTCTGATTACGGGGGGAGAAAAGGTCTTTCCCCAGGAAATCGAAGCGCTTCTCTTATCCTCGGGTAAGGTAAAGGATGTAGTGGTGTTGGGTTGGCCCGATGCCCATTGGGGCGAACAAGTGATTGCTGTTTATTCTCCAGGTTCAGCAACCGTCACCCCCACCGAACTCCGTCGTTATCTCAAACCTCTACTCAGTGCCCATAAATGTCCGAAGCAGTGGTTGGCGATGCCAGAAATCCCCCGCTCTCCGGCAGGTAAACTCAATTATTCTGTGCTCCAGGCCTGGGTGGCTAAGCAGTTGGCCCAAGCCTAA
- a CDS encoding DUF5989 family protein: MDNFLELLRDIWGFLRERQKYWLLPLILTMILLGALIIFTQGSVIAPFIYTLF; the protein is encoded by the coding sequence ATGGATAATTTTCTAGAACTTTTGCGAGATATCTGGGGCTTTTTACGGGAAAGACAAAAATATTGGCTCTTGCCGTTGATCCTAACCATGATTCTGCTCGGGGCCTTAATTATCTTTACCCAGGGTTCCGTCATTGCTCCTTTCATTTACACACTGTTTTAG
- a CDS encoding HhoA/HhoB/HtrA family serine endopeptidase — MKIPVPLRRISGYLLAFVVGSVFALTSLPNRHAVAEDLTPEFLSQVPAPLSADSFVAAAVAKTGPAVVRIDTETVVTRRIDPLFDDPFFRDFFGGSFPVPPREQRISGQGSGFIIDQSGIILTNAHVVDNANKVTVTLKDGRTFNGEVRGTDEVTDLAVVKINPQNASLPVAPLGDSSKVQVGDWAIAVGNPVGLDNTVTLGIISTIGRSAAKAGIPDKRVEFIQTDAAINPGNSGGPLLNARGEVIGINTAIRADAMGIGFAIPINQAKALQKTLAAGQKVPHPYIGVQMVNLTPELARQNNRDPNSPFVIPEVEGILVVRVLPNTPAERAGVRRGDVIVAVNGQPIRDGAQLQALVDRTGINQSLKLTLQRGDRRLDLSVQTAQLENPT, encoded by the coding sequence ATGAAAATTCCCGTTCCTCTACGCCGAATTAGTGGCTATCTGCTGGCCTTTGTGGTGGGCAGTGTTTTTGCGTTAACTAGTCTGCCCAATCGTCATGCCGTTGCCGAGGATCTTACGCCTGAATTCCTCTCCCAAGTTCCTGCTCCGCTATCGGCGGATAGTTTTGTCGCTGCGGCGGTGGCTAAAACCGGCCCGGCGGTGGTTCGGATTGATACAGAAACAGTCGTGACACGACGCATTGACCCGCTGTTTGATGACCCCTTCTTTCGGGATTTTTTTGGGGGTTCTTTTCCTGTACCGCCCCGGGAGCAGAGAATTTCGGGCCAAGGTTCGGGTTTTATCATTGACCAGAGCGGTATTATTCTCACCAATGCCCACGTGGTCGATAATGCCAATAAAGTAACCGTAACCCTCAAGGATGGCCGCACCTTTAACGGTGAAGTTCGGGGAACAGATGAAGTGACTGATTTAGCTGTGGTCAAAATCAATCCTCAAAATGCTTCCCTACCCGTTGCTCCCCTCGGCGATTCCTCAAAGGTGCAGGTGGGCGATTGGGCGATTGCGGTCGGTAATCCTGTGGGCCTGGACAATACCGTTACCTTGGGTATTATTAGTACTATTGGCCGGTCGGCGGCCAAGGCCGGTATTCCCGATAAGCGCGTCGAGTTTATCCAAACTGACGCAGCCATTAATCCTGGCAATTCCGGCGGCCCGTTGTTAAATGCGCGGGGCGAAGTCATTGGTATTAATACTGCTATCCGGGCCGATGCCATGGGTATTGGCTTTGCCATTCCAATTAATCAAGCCAAGGCCCTGCAAAAAACCTTGGCGGCTGGTCAAAAAGTTCCCCATCCCTACATTGGCGTCCAGATGGTGAATTTAACCCCAGAATTGGCCCGGCAAAATAATCGCGACCCCAACTCACCTTTCGTCATTCCCGAAGTCGAAGGTATTCTTGTGGTGCGAGTCTTGCCCAATACCCCTGCTGAACGGGCTGGGGTACGTCGGGGGGATGTGATCGTGGCAGTGAATGGTCAACCAATCCGCGATGGTGCTCAACTGCAAGCCCTGGTGGATCGTACTGGTATTAACCAATCCCTCAAGCTTACTCTCCAACGCGGCGATCGTCGCTTGGATTTGTCAGTACAAACTGCCCAATTAGAAAATCCGACATGA
- a CDS encoding Crp/Fnr family transcriptional regulator yields MTFIDLPISPLWLDLVQWGKDHYRDRIFAKEALIPTRPGPLYLVHHGVVRLVSQTTFPSALPPHPPAEALVGLLGIGQPFEIVSHPHFVISAQAHVDGTAVLWLYWNELQQWQALYQQILEQFKAQHRQQLLWMGILGQKSTFHRLLNFLILWGKSMGETPGQDYYLPYPLTHAQLGQAVGSTRVTVTRLLARLRKQGLVWQNENNRLCFNYPGLQSLLT; encoded by the coding sequence ATGACTTTTATTGACCTCCCCATTTCTCCCCTGTGGCTGGATTTGGTGCAATGGGGTAAAGACCATTATCGAGACCGTATTTTTGCTAAGGAAGCCCTGATCCCGACCCGGCCTGGCCCGCTCTATCTAGTCCATCACGGGGTTGTTCGCCTCGTTAGTCAGACCACCTTTCCTTCCGCCCTACCGCCCCACCCTCCGGCCGAAGCCTTGGTTGGACTGCTGGGTATTGGTCAACCCTTTGAAATTGTCTCCCATCCCCATTTTGTGATTTCAGCCCAGGCCCACGTGGATGGCACAGCGGTTCTTTGGCTTTACTGGAACGAACTCCAGCAATGGCAGGCTCTCTACCAACAGATCCTAGAGCAATTCAAGGCCCAGCATCGTCAGCAACTGCTTTGGATGGGCATTCTCGGCCAAAAATCGACTTTCCATCGACTGCTCAATTTTCTGATCCTCTGGGGCAAAAGCATGGGGGAAACGCCCGGACAGGACTACTATTTGCCCTATCCCCTGACCCACGCCCAACTCGGCCAGGCGGTCGGCTCAACTCGGGTGACAGTGACTCGTCTCTTGGCCCGTCTCCGCAAACAGGGTTTGGTCTGGCAGAACGAAAATAATCGTCTCTGTTTCAACTACCCTGGTCTGCAAAGCTTGTTGACCTGA
- the apcD gene encoding allophycocyanin subunit alpha-B, producing the protein MSVVSQVILKADDELRYPSSGELRGIQEFLKTGQQRIRIAETLAENEKKIVDQAQKQLFKKRPDYRAPGGNAYGQRQYNQCLRDYGWYLRLVTYGILSGDKEPIEKIGLVGVKEMYNSLNVPVPGMVDAIQCLKEAALGLLNAEEAEEAAPYFDFIIQSMA; encoded by the coding sequence ATGAGCGTAGTTAGTCAAGTTATTCTCAAAGCCGACGACGAACTCCGTTACCCCAGTAGCGGCGAGTTACGGGGTATTCAGGAGTTTTTAAAAACCGGTCAACAACGGATTCGCATTGCTGAAACCTTAGCAGAAAACGAAAAGAAAATTGTTGACCAAGCTCAAAAGCAACTTTTTAAAAAACGCCCCGACTACCGTGCCCCTGGGGGGAACGCCTACGGTCAACGTCAGTACAACCAATGTCTCCGGGACTACGGTTGGTACCTGCGCCTCGTCACCTACGGGATTCTCTCTGGTGATAAGGAACCGATTGAAAAGATTGGCCTGGTGGGTGTCAAGGAAATGTATAACTCCTTAAATGTCCCTGTCCCTGGCATGGTCGATGCGATCCAATGTCTGAAGGAAGCGGCCCTCGGCCTGCTGAATGCAGAGGAAGCGGAGGAAGCCGCCCCCTACTTTGACTTTATTATTCAGTCCATGGCCTAA
- the speA gene encoding biosynthetic arginine decarboxylase: MTATLETTSQAPAPSTAPPAWTIEESENLYRIEGWGDPYFSINAAGHVTVSPQGDHGGSLDLYELVEGLRKRNIGLPLLLRFSDILADRINRINAAFARGIARYKYPNSYRGVYPIKCNQHRHIVEALVRYGKPYYFGLEAGSKPELMIALAMLEPAESPDMEANQSLLICNGYKDREYIETALLARRLGHRPIIVVEQVSEVTLAIEISQALGIKPILGVRAKLSTQGVGRWGISTGDRAKFGLTIPEMLAVVNQLKAVEMLDCLQLLHFHIGSQISSISVIKEAMTEASQIYVQLAKLGANMQYLDVGGGLGVDYDGSKTNFYASKNYNIQNYVNDVISAVQEACEAATVPCPTLISESGRAIASHQSVLIFDVLATNDIPQQLPEPQSEKEHLIIRNLWETWEMISAENYQEAYHDAVQFKEEAISLFNFGYLGLKERARAEQLYWACCSKILDICRQQAYVPDDLEDLELSMSSIYYVNMSVFQSAPDSWAIDQLFPIMPIHRLDEEPTQRGILADITCDSDGKIDRFIDLRDVKSVLELHPLRQLPPAANRDHPPVFEPYYLGMFLMGAYQEIMGNLHNLFGDINVVHIQMTPKGYQIEHLVKGDTIAEVLSYVQYDAEDLLENMRCYTEKALEDDRMSLEESQLLLENYERSLLHYTYLKN; this comes from the coding sequence ATGACCGCCACCCTAGAAACAACGTCCCAGGCCCCCGCCCCTTCGACAGCCCCCCCGGCCTGGACCATTGAAGAGAGTGAAAATCTATACCGCATCGAAGGTTGGGGAGACCCCTACTTTTCCATCAATGCCGCTGGCCATGTGACGGTCTCGCCCCAGGGAGACCATGGTGGCTCCCTCGACCTCTACGAACTAGTGGAGGGTCTGCGGAAACGTAATATTGGCCTGCCCCTGCTCCTGCGTTTTTCCGATATTCTGGCCGACCGCATTAACCGCATCAATGCCGCCTTTGCCCGAGGCATTGCCCGCTACAAGTATCCCAACAGCTATCGGGGGGTTTATCCCATTAAATGTAACCAGCACCGCCATATCGTCGAGGCCCTGGTGCGCTACGGAAAACCCTACTATTTTGGCCTAGAGGCGGGTTCCAAACCGGAATTAATGATTGCCCTAGCCATGCTGGAGCCAGCGGAAAGCCCAGATATGGAGGCTAATCAGTCTCTGTTGATCTGTAATGGCTATAAAGACCGGGAATACATCGAAACGGCCCTGCTGGCCCGGCGTTTAGGACACCGACCGATCATTGTGGTGGAACAAGTTTCCGAAGTAACCCTGGCCATTGAGATCAGTCAGGCCCTGGGCATTAAACCGATCCTGGGAGTCCGGGCCAAGTTGAGTACCCAGGGGGTTGGACGTTGGGGTATTTCCACCGGCGACCGGGCCAAATTTGGCCTGACTATTCCCGAAATGCTGGCGGTGGTGAATCAGCTCAAGGCGGTGGAAATGCTGGATTGTTTGCAATTGCTCCATTTCCATATCGGCTCGCAAATTTCCTCCATTTCCGTGATTAAGGAGGCCATGACCGAGGCTAGCCAAATCTATGTGCAGTTGGCCAAACTGGGGGCTAATATGCAGTATCTGGATGTGGGAGGCGGCCTGGGGGTCGATTACGACGGCTCCAAAACGAATTTTTATGCCTCCAAAAATTACAACATTCAAAACTACGTCAATGATGTAATCTCGGCAGTGCAAGAGGCCTGTGAAGCCGCAACGGTTCCCTGTCCCACCCTGATCAGCGAGAGCGGCCGGGCCATTGCCTCCCACCAGTCAGTCTTAATTTTTGATGTCTTGGCCACCAACGATATTCCCCAGCAGTTGCCCGAACCCCAGTCAGAAAAAGAGCATTTGATTATTCGTAATCTCTGGGAAACCTGGGAGATGATCTCCGCCGAAAATTACCAAGAAGCCTACCACGACGCGGTGCAGTTTAAGGAAGAGGCCATTAGTCTCTTTAACTTCGGTTATCTTGGCCTCAAGGAGCGGGCCCGGGCCGAGCAACTCTACTGGGCCTGCTGTAGCAAAATTCTTGATATTTGTCGGCAACAGGCCTACGTCCCCGATGACTTGGAGGATTTGGAGCTGAGCATGTCTTCCATCTACTACGTCAATATGTCGGTCTTTCAATCGGCCCCCGATTCTTGGGCTATTGACCAACTATTTCCGATCATGCCCATTCATCGTTTGGATGAAGAACCCACCCAACGGGGCATTTTAGCGGATATTACCTGCGACAGCGACGGCAAGATCGACCGCTTTATCGACCTGCGGGATGTGAAATCGGTGCTGGAACTCCATCCTCTGCGCCAGCTTCCCCCAGCAGCCAATCGTGACCATCCCCCGGTTTTTGAACCCTACTACCTGGGCATGTTTTTGATGGGAGCCTACCAGGAAATCATGGGCAATCTCCATAATCTGTTTGGTGACATTAATGTGGTTCATATCCAGATGACCCCCAAGGGCTATCAGATCGAGCATTTAGTCAAGGGAGACACCATTGCTGAAGTCCTCAGCTATGTCCAATACGATGCGGAGGATCTCCTCGAAAATATGCGTTGCTACACCGAAAAGGCTCTGGAGGACGACCGCATGAGCCTGGAGGAATCCCAACTGCTTCTGGAAAACTATGAACGGAGCCTCCTCCACTACACCTATCTCAAAAATTAG
- the msrB gene encoding peptide-methionine (R)-S-oxide reductase MsrB yields MKRRYLLGAGPLTLGALWSAQYLSSNETSEAKPSSIIESSTPMAKSTEVFEVTKTDAEWQAILTPEQYKVLRKHGTERAGTSPLDKQYGPGTYRCAGCDQPLFSSETKFNSGTGWPSFYAPLENAVATSVDRAFFMTRTEVHCDRCGGHLGHVFDDGPAPTGKRYCMNGVALKFTPKQA; encoded by the coding sequence ATGAAAAGGCGTTATCTTCTAGGAGCAGGGCCGCTCACCCTAGGGGCCCTCTGGTCAGCCCAATATTTATCCTCTAACGAAACCTCTGAGGCGAAACCCTCATCTATCATTGAATCCTCAACTCCTATGGCAAAATCCACTGAAGTCTTTGAAGTCACCAAAACCGATGCGGAATGGCAGGCCATCCTGACGCCGGAACAATACAAAGTCCTGCGGAAGCACGGAACAGAGCGGGCCGGAACGAGTCCCCTCGATAAACAGTATGGTCCCGGTACTTACCGCTGCGCTGGCTGTGACCAACCCTTATTTTCATCCGAAACGAAGTTTAATAGTGGCACCGGTTGGCCTAGTTTTTATGCCCCCCTGGAAAATGCTGTGGCGACCTCCGTTGACCGCGCCTTCTTTATGACCCGTACTGAAGTGCACTGTGACCGTTGTGGTGGTCACCTGGGCCATGTCTTTGACGACGGGCCAGCACCGACGGGGAAACGCTACTGTATGAATGGCGTGGCCCTCAAGTTTACTCCAAAGCAGGCCTAA
- a CDS encoding phytoene/squalene synthase family protein, whose translation MNLRHHALAVLKETSRTFYIPISILPAGLLEAVASAYLCMRAIDEVEDHPDLDTVTKARILRQISLNLQGMGEKSTPEAFANGLATYKGILPEVSLRVGEWALLAPESIAPRIWDATAAMADRMAYWSERNWLIETEADLDQYTFSVAGAVGLLLSDLWAWFDGTETNRSQAIGFGRGLQAVNIVRNHREDQRRGVSFFPQGWEVKDMHRYARYNLSLADQYTKSLPAGPALNFCRIPLTLAYGTLDVLALGKEKLSRNDVMALVNQATR comes from the coding sequence ATGAATTTGCGCCATCATGCCCTCGCAGTTTTGAAAGAAACTAGCCGGACATTCTATATTCCCATCAGTATCCTGCCGGCGGGTTTACTGGAAGCGGTGGCTTCGGCCTACCTCTGTATGCGGGCTATTGATGAAGTGGAAGACCACCCTGACCTCGATACTGTCACCAAAGCACGGATTTTACGGCAAATTAGTCTCAATCTCCAGGGGATGGGGGAAAAGTCGACTCCAGAAGCCTTTGCCAATGGTCTAGCGACTTATAAGGGCATCCTACCGGAAGTGAGTTTACGAGTGGGGGAATGGGCCCTGCTGGCCCCGGAAAGTATTGCCCCCCGCATTTGGGATGCCACGGCGGCCATGGCAGACCGCATGGCCTACTGGTCGGAACGGAACTGGTTGATTGAAACTGAAGCGGATCTAGACCAATATACTTTTAGTGTAGCTGGGGCTGTGGGCCTGCTCCTGTCTGATCTCTGGGCCTGGTTTGATGGCACTGAAACCAATCGTTCCCAGGCTATTGGTTTTGGCCGGGGCCTACAGGCCGTGAACATTGTCCGCAACCACCGCGAAGACCAGCGTCGGGGCGTGAGCTTCTTTCCCCAGGGTTGGGAAGTCAAGGATATGCACCGCTATGCCCGCTATAATCTCAGCTTGGCGGATCAATACACGAAGTCCCTACCGGCGGGGCCAGCCTTGAATTTTTGTCGCATTCCCCTCACCCTGGCCTATGGCACCCTGGATGTGTTAGCCCTAGGCAAGGAAAAGTTAAGTCGTAATGATGTCATGGCTCTGGTGAATCAGGCCACCCGCTAG
- the tgt gene encoding tRNA guanosine(34) transglycosylase Tgt, producing the protein MTFTFSCQACCSQTQARAGVFTTPHGPVETPRFMPVGTLATVKGITPDQLASTGAQMVLSNTYHLHLQPGEDLIHQAGGLHAFMGWPGPILTDSGGFQVFSLSALRTIREEGVIFRSPKDGRLIDMTPERSIQIQNTLGADVIMAFDECPPGQAPREVVEAATARTYRWLERCLQAHSRPQDQALFGIVQGGVYLDLRAKAVADLISLDLPGYAIGGVSVGEAPELIHQVVQTTAPLLPVQKPRYLMGVGTYQEMVIAIASGIDLFDCVIPTRLGRHGTALVQGERWNLKNAPFREDFRPLDETCPCYTCQTFSRAYLHHLVRCREMLGYILLSLHNITELVRFTTRIREAIRQDRLLEQFGHWLTSEVPIKESG; encoded by the coding sequence GTGACCTTCACCTTTTCTTGTCAGGCCTGTTGTTCTCAGACCCAGGCCAGAGCGGGGGTGTTTACCACCCCCCATGGCCCTGTGGAAACCCCTCGTTTTATGCCCGTTGGTACCCTCGCCACCGTGAAGGGAATTACCCCTGACCAATTGGCGAGTACCGGGGCCCAAATGGTTTTATCCAATACCTACCATCTCCATCTACAACCAGGAGAAGATCTGATTCATCAAGCCGGTGGCCTCCATGCCTTCATGGGTTGGCCAGGGCCAATTTTGACAGATTCTGGTGGTTTTCAGGTCTTTAGCCTAAGTGCCCTGCGGACGATTCGAGAGGAAGGCGTGATCTTCCGCTCTCCCAAGGATGGTCGCCTGATTGATATGACCCCCGAACGCTCGATCCAGATTCAAAATACCCTCGGGGCGGATGTAATCATGGCCTTTGATGAATGCCCTCCTGGCCAGGCGCCTCGTGAAGTGGTAGAAGCTGCAACGGCCCGAACCTATCGTTGGCTAGAGCGCTGTCTCCAGGCCCATAGTCGGCCCCAGGATCAGGCCCTGTTTGGCATTGTGCAGGGCGGGGTTTATCTAGACCTCCGGGCTAAGGCCGTCGCAGATCTGATTTCCCTGGATTTGCCGGGTTATGCCATTGGTGGTGTCAGCGTTGGCGAAGCGCCAGAACTGATTCACCAAGTGGTTCAAACCACCGCTCCCCTATTACCAGTCCAGAAGCCCCGCTACTTAATGGGAGTCGGCACCTACCAAGAAATGGTGATCGCCATTGCCTCGGGCATTGATCTGTTTGATTGTGTGATTCCCACCCGGTTAGGCCGCCATGGGACAGCTTTGGTACAAGGAGAACGCTGGAACCTTAAAAATGCTCCTTTTCGGGAAGATTTTCGTCCTCTGGATGAGACTTGTCCCTGCTATACCTGCCAGACCTTTAGTCGAGCCTACTTACACCACCTGGTTCGTTGCCGGGAAATGTTGGGCTATATTTTACTGTCTCTGCACAACATTACGGAACTGGTTCGATTTACAACGCGCATTCGAGAAGCTATTCGACAGGATCGTTTGCTAGAGCAATTTGGCCATTGGCTCACTTCTGAGGTTCCTATCAAGGAATCTGGGTGA
- the nadC gene encoding carboxylating nicotinate-nucleotide diphosphorylase: MTILPPWIVLDPLLQQWLVEDIGRGDRSTQGLELTQSGQAYWMAKEGGIVAGLTVAARVFQLLDSQVVYTPLVAEGERVEQGQRIAEMRGPLTSLLMGERVALNLAMRLSGIATATRRYLDVIADLPTKLVDTRKTTPGLRLLEKYATQIGGAINHRMGLDDSVMVKDNHIVAAGGIAEAVKRIRKSIPYPLTIEVETSSFQEIQAAITAKADIIMLDNMTLEEMTQAVQFIRRQNPDIRIEASGNITFDNLRLVAKTGVDYISSSAPITRSPWLDLSMKLIF; encoded by the coding sequence ATGACTATTTTACCTCCCTGGATTGTACTCGACCCACTTTTACAGCAGTGGCTGGTGGAGGATATTGGCCGGGGAGACCGTTCGACCCAAGGGTTAGAACTGACCCAGTCTGGCCAGGCTTATTGGATGGCCAAGGAAGGGGGCATTGTGGCAGGCTTGACCGTAGCGGCGCGGGTCTTTCAGTTGTTGGATAGTCAAGTCGTTTACACGCCCCTGGTGGCGGAAGGAGAACGGGTGGAACAGGGCCAACGGATTGCAGAAATGAGGGGCCCGTTAACCAGTCTGTTAATGGGGGAACGGGTGGCCCTCAATCTGGCCATGCGTTTGAGTGGCATCGCCACGGCTACCCGTCGTTATCTGGACGTGATCGCCGATCTCCCGACCAAGTTAGTGGATACCCGTAAAACCACGCCCGGTCTGAGGTTATTAGAAAAATACGCTACCCAGATCGGCGGGGCCATAAATCATCGTATGGGCCTTGATGATTCGGTGATGGTCAAGGACAACCATATTGTGGCGGCGGGGGGCATTGCCGAGGCGGTGAAACGTATCCGCAAATCCATTCCCTATCCCCTCACCATTGAGGTAGAAACCAGCAGTTTTCAGGAAATTCAAGCGGCCATCACCGCCAAGGCCGACATCATCATGTTAGATAACATGACCCTGGAGGAAATGACCCAGGCCGTTCAATTTATCCGTCGCCAAAATCCTGACATTCGTATTGAGGCCTCCGGCAACATTACCTTCGATAACCTACGCCTGGTGGCTAAAACTGGCGTGGACTACATTTCCAGTAGCGCCCCCATTACCCGCTCCCCCTGGCTGGACTTGAGTATGAAGCTTATTTTCTAG